DNA from Acidiphilium acidophilum:
GCCGCGTAAATGATCCTGACGGGCTGGCAACCATATGCTTTGCCACATTCAGGTTCATCGAAGCATGAAGCAGATACTGGAGATTGGTCGCCGTATTGCTCATGATGCGCCGGTCCTCGGCTTCCAGATTGGCGGCGACGGTCCAGTACAAAAAGCCCGTGGCAGTCAAAATCAGCAGGAAACTACTCCCCGCGTACCAGGCGGTCATCCGCATGACCATCGAGCCACCGAACCGGCGCAGACTGCTCAGACGGCTCGGTTGCCTGGTAGAATCAGCCTTGTCGATGTTCAAGGATGTATCCTATACCCCGGACGGTGTGGATCAGCTTGATCTCGAAAGGATCGTCCACTTTCGAACGGAGCCGGTGCATATGGACATCGACAATATTGGTGCCGCTATCAAAATTTATGTCCCAGACCTGCTCGGCGATGAGGGTCCGTGATATCGCGTGTCCCGTGCGGCGCGCCAATAAGGACAAAAGCAGGAATTCCTTGGGTGTCAGATCGAGTGTCCGGCCTTGCCGCACAGCCTTGTGGCGCTGCACATCGATTTCCAGATCGGCCACCTGCAACATGGCCGCCTGACGCACGGGTCCGCGCCGGAGGATGGACCGTATCCGCGCCAGAAGTTCCGAAAAAGCGAAAGGTTTAACGATATAGTCATCCGCGCCCAGTTCAAGGCCGTGAACCCGGTCCGGCACGCTGTCCCGTGCGGTCAGGAACAAGACGGGAGTCTGGTTCTGCCGCTGCCGCAGCTCCCTGAGCACCGACCAGCCATCCCGTCCGGGCAGCATGACATCAAGAATGATCAGATCGTAGTTACCTTGGAGCATTAGTGAAACGCCGGTCTCGCCGTCCGCGGCGATATCAGCCACGAACTCATTCTCCTCCAGCCCTTTTTTAAGAAAAGCGGCCGTTTTTCGTTCGTCCTCCACAATCAAAATTTTCATGCCATTCAATCTTAGAACGAGCACAGGCGGGATTTCAAGGAAGGCGTTGAATTCAGATATTCTTTAGCGAACTATGAGCGTACAGCTAGGTTTGCGCGGTCAAAGATTAGTGCAATCCTTATTGGGTCGCATCAAGTTATCACCTATCTTGTAAACCTACGGCACTTCTCCGTTGCCGTTCCACTAAGAATTTTTGTCTTAGGCTTTCGTTGTGGGATCGACTGCTATAAATTTGCGTAATTCAAGACTTTCGGCAAGCCAGCTTGCTCGTTTCAAATCAATGGCTTACGTTTCCCGTAAGATATGTCCGAAACAAACCGCCCTTCCCGCCTGATCGGCTATGCCCGAGTCAGCACCTACGGCCAGACGCTCGACGCCCAACTTGAGCAGTTGAAGGCGGCCGGGTGTGCGAAGGTTTTTCGTGAGAAAGCGACTGGCGCGCGCGCTGATCGCCGCGAGCTGTTGAAGATGCTCAAGCATATCGCGGCCGGTGACGTGGTGACGGTGACGCGGATCGATCGCCTGGCGCGCTCGACGTTCGACCTGTTCGCGATGGTCAAGCAGATCGCCGACGCCGGCGCGCTGTTCCGCTCGCTGGCCGAGCCGTGGGCCGACACCGGCACCAGCACCGGACGGTTGATGCTGGCCGTATTAGGTGGCCTGGCCGACGTGGAGCGTGACCTGATCCGCACCCGGACGGCCGAGGGCCGCAGCCGGGCCAAGGCGCGCGGGCAGCACATGGGCCGCCCCCCTGCCCTCACCCCACAGCAGCAGGACGAGGCCCGGCAGCGCCGGGCCGAGGGGGCCACGTTGAAGGAGCTGGCCCAGAGCTACAACGTCGGGATTGCGACGATTGCCAGGCTTGGGCCCATGCCGGCCCCTGTTGATATCCGGCAGCCGACCGCAGCACGGAATGTCGCCCAGGCGCGAATAGCTATGGAGATAGACGCATGAACGTCGTGCAGATTCCGAGAAGAGCCGGCACGTCCGGCATCAACGACGGACAGCGAGCGGCCCTAGAGCGTCTTATCACCATCGCCAAGGGCGGCAGCGGCCAGTGCGAGCGCGTTGCCGATTTTCTTCTTGCGTGGTGGAACGGCGCGGATTGCGGCCGCTTCGATCTCACCAGCCTCTGGGGCCTTGAGCCGCACATCGCGGGCGATATCGTTACTGTCTTTGGCTTGATCTCCCAGCTTTGCAGCTACCCGGATCGACTGGGCTATGAGGCCGACTTCAAGGACATCATCCGGGTGTGGCGTCCGCACCTGGCAGGATAGTCGAACCGCGGCATCCATTCGGCTTCATGGACATAATTTGGGCAGAGCAAGCGTGATGATCGACAAGTTCCAAAAACGGCTCAGCAAGAAGTCCCGCAAGGGGTTCCGCGGGTGGCCGATGGGGACGATCGCTTTCTATGGCCCCGACCTCAGCCGCGCCTCCAAGGTGGTAGTCAGCATAATCCATACGGAGGGCGGCGAACCGGCGGAAATGCGGTCATGGTTCTCGGACGACACCGACGTGCGACATGACGAGGCGATCGGGCAGGAAATCGTCGAGTTCATCGCGTATCACGAGGTCAAATCGGTCGCGATGCCGGAGGGCATGAGATTGAGCAACCTGATGTCTGGAAAATAGGGCGAGCGGGGGTCAGGCATCCTGGTAGTCCCACTTGATGTAGCCCTTGGTGTCGGCGGCCCATTTTTCATCGATTT
Protein-coding regions in this window:
- a CDS encoding heavy metal response regulator transcription factor produces the protein MKILIVEDERKTAAFLKKGLEENEFVADIAADGETGVSLMLQGNYDLIILDVMLPGRDGWSVLRELRQRQNQTPVLFLTARDSVPDRVHGLELGADDYIVKPFAFSELLARIRSILRRGPVRQAAMLQVADLEIDVQRHKAVRQGRTLDLTPKEFLLLSLLARRTGHAISRTLIAEQVWDINFDSGTNIVDVHMHRLRSKVDDPFEIKLIHTVRGIGYILEHRQG
- a CDS encoding DUF7673 family protein, producing MNVVQIPRRAGTSGINDGQRAALERLITIAKGGSGQCERVADFLLAWWNGADCGRFDLTSLWGLEPHIAGDIVTVFGLISQLCSYPDRLGYEADFKDIIRVWRPHLAG
- a CDS encoding recombinase family protein; this translates as MSETNRPSRLIGYARVSTYGQTLDAQLEQLKAAGCAKVFREKATGARADRRELLKMLKHIAAGDVVTVTRIDRLARSTFDLFAMVKQIADAGALFRSLAEPWADTGTSTGRLMLAVLGGLADVERDLIRTRTAEGRSRAKARGQHMGRPPALTPQQQDEARQRRAEGATLKELAQSYNVGIATIARLGPMPAPVDIRQPTAARNVAQARIAMEIDA